A genomic window from Brassica oleracea var. oleracea cultivar TO1000 chromosome C8, BOL, whole genome shotgun sequence includes:
- the LOC106309443 gene encoding G-type lectin S-receptor-like serine/threonine-protein kinase At1g11330 isoform X2 codes for MVIVLIRRCFLVLLLLATFSCFSLKLCFGQDSITFSTPVKDSETLLCKNGIFRFGFFTPVNSTGHLRYVGIWYAKVPVQTVVWVANKDAPIHDTSGVISISGKGNLVVKDGLNRLIWSTNVTLPLAPIPNATWVQLTDNGNLRLQENRNKGEILWESFKHPYNSFLAKMIIGTSNRTGENLKLTSWRSYTDPSTGNYTAGISLFPFRELMIWKSNVTIWRSGPWNGQIFVGLEDEVALLFLDGYNIISDNNEGTFTVSYATDSPMYHMNLDPDGLLYIRSWSTSKRAWEIGNTIPTTTCDVYGRCGPFASCSVKEVPVCKCVNGFVPRNSTEWNRGIFTNGCARRVPLKCNVSGGGNGDGFSKMQKMKVPANAEQTLANEEACPKVCLDNCSCTAYAYDQGIGCMLWSGNLVDMQSSLRSGIVDLNIRVANSHSDREKTHSNRAIMITASVLGVAFVAVVCILLACRKFKKRSAPEKDTSAEIMFKRMEALTIVNESAPNQGNLKDLPLFEFKVLAASTDNFSLINKLGQGGFGPVYKGMLPEGKEIAVKRLSRASGQGLEELMNEVVVISKLQHRNLVKLLGCCIEGEERLLVYEYMPKKSLDAYLFDPLKQKILDWRTRFNIMEGICRGLLYLHRDSRLKIIHRDLKASNILLDDNLNPKISDFGLARVFQVNEDEANTRRVVGTYGYMSPEYAMEGLFSEKSDVFSLGVLFLEIISGRKNSHKEENNLNLLAYVSVEAVE; via the exons ATGGTGATTGTACTCATCAGACGTTGTTTTCTTGTTCTACTTCTACTTGCAACATTCTCTTGCTTCTCCCTGAAGCTCTGTTTCGGCCAGGACAGTATCACGTTCTCGACTCCGGTCAAAGACTCAGAGACACTTCTCTGCAAAAATGGTATTTTCAGGTTCGGCTTCTTCACTCCTGTAAACTCCACTGGTCATTTACGTTATGTTGGGATCTGGTACGCTAAGGTTCCAGTTCAAACTGTCGTTTGGGTTGCTAACAAAGACGCTCCAATCCACGACACTTCCGGTGTTATCTCGATCTCTGGCAAAGGAAATCTCGTGGTTAAAGATGGTCTAAACCGTCTTATATGGTCGACGAACGTCACGCTACCACTGGCTCCAATTCCAAACGCTACATGGGTTCAGCTAACGGACAATGGGAACCTTAGGCTGCAAGAAAACAGAAACAAGGGTGAGATTCTGTGGGAGAGTTTCAAGCATCCTTATAACTCTTTCTTGGCGAAAATGATTATCGGGACCAGCAACAGGACGGGAGAGAATCTAAAGCTTACTTCATGGAGAAGCTATACAGATCCTTCCACAGGGAACTATACAGCTGGCATTTCCCTTTTCCCGTTTCGTGAGCTCATGATCTGGAAAAGCAATGTCACAATCTGGCGTAGCGGACCTTGGAACGGTCAGATTTTCGTCGGCTTAGAGGATGAGGTAGCTCTTCTGTTTCTCGATGGGTATAATATTATCAGTGATAATAATGAAGGAACATTTACAGTGTCATATGCTACTGATTCTCCCATGTATCACATGAACTTGGATCCTGATGGACTTCTATATATAAGAAGCTGGAGTACTTCTAAGAGAGCTTGGGAGATCGGTAACACTATTCCAACGACAACTTGTGATGTATACGGTAGATGTGGTCCATTCGCGAGCTGCAGTGTAAAGGAAGTTCCGGTATGTAAATGCGTAAATGGGTTTGTGCCGAGGAATAGCACGGAGTGGAATCGAGGGATCTTCACTAATGGATGTGCGAGAAGAGTTCCATTGAAGTGCAATGTAAGTGGTGGAGGAAACGGAGATGGATTTTCTAAAATGCAGAAGATGAAAGTACCAGCCAATGCGGAACAGACTCTAGCTAACGAAGAAGCTTGTCCTAAAGTTTGTTTAGATAACTGTTCTTGCACAGCTTATGCATATGATCAAGGAATAGGATGCATGCTTTGGAGCGGGAACTTGGTTGATATGCAATCGTCTTTGAGGAGTGGTATTGTTGATCTTAATATTCGGGTGGCCAATTCGCATTCAG ACCGTGAAAAAACACATAGTAATCGAGCAATTATGATCACAGCATCAGTGCTAGGCGTTGCGTTTGTTGCTGTGGTCTGCATTCTTTTGGCATGCCGTAAATTCAAAAAGCGTTCAG CACCAGAGAAAGATACAAGTGCAGAGATAATGTTTAAAAGAATGGAAGCACTTACAATTGTAAACGAGTCTGCTCCTAATCAAGGCAACCTCAAAGATCTTCCTCTTTTTGAGTTTAAAGTGTTAGCTGCATCAACCGATAACTTCTCGCTCATAAACAAGCTCGGTCAAGGCGGATTTGGTCCTGTTTACAAG GGGATGTTGCCTGAAGGGAAAGAAATTGCTGTCAAGAGGCTCTCACGGGCGTCAGGACAAGGGCTAGAGGAACTTATGAACGAAGTGGTTGTGATTTCGAAGTTGCAGCATCGTAATCTGGTTAAGTTACTTGGCTGTTGCATTGAAGGTGAAGAAAGGTTGTTAGTATATGAGTACATGCCAAAGAAAAGCTTGGATGCCTATCTATTTG ACCCATTGAAGCAAAAGATTCTTGATTGGAGGACTCGGTTCAACATAATGGAAGGGATTTGCAGAGGTCTGCTGTACCTTCACAGAGATTCAAGACTAAAGATCATACACAGAGATCTCAAAGCCAGCAACATTTTGTTAGATGATAATCTGAATCCAAAGATATCTGATTTCGGACTTGCAAGAGTTTTCCAAGTGAATGAAGATGAAGCTAACACAAGAAGGGTTGTAGGGACATA CGGCTACATGTCACCGGAATATGCAATGGAAGGTTTATTTTCAGAAAAATCAGACGTTTTCAGCTTGGGGGTGTTATTTCTAGAGATCATTAGTGGGAGAAAAAACTCTCACAAGGAAGAAAATAATCTCAACCTTTTAGCTTATGTAA GCGTGGAAGCTGTGGAATGA
- the LOC106307296 gene encoding uncharacterized aarF domain-containing protein kinase 2-like, with protein MSRFFIYRLVGKQTQSLFSNHKETRSQWGSFKTAVTASLRSPQFRVHSSSARVGYCTAVSARNVVTHTHHAQVAWKRLHRKYSMRQWNLPRLNTIAQAFCLSLSLRSHLLTPGIIAATCGKLAWAQKKRAPPLDPYPSHKSLYTRAKNGPIFLTSLLLSLIEFFILIGRAFYISCLFTPSILMGLVVELCGPRFRKLWLETVHRTLERAGPAFIKWGQWAATRPDLFPKDLCTQLSKLHSDAPQHSFAYTKKTIEKAFGRKLSEIFEEFEEAPLASGSIAQVHRASLRFQYPGQKSKSSLVAVKVRHPGVGESIRRDFVIINFVARVSTLVPALKWLRLDESVQQFGVFMLSQVDLAREASHLSRFIYNFRRWKDVSFPKPVYPLVHPAVLVETYEHGESVAGYVDGMEGHEWIKTRLAHIGTHALLKMLLVDNFIHADMHPGNILVRKKASRGVFKTKKPHIVFLDVGMTAELSKNDRENLLDFFKAVALRDGRTAAERTLKLSRKQNCPNPEAFIEEVEEAFKFWGTPEGDLVHPADCMHELLEKVRRHRVNIDGNVCTVMVTTLVLEGWQRKLDPGYDVMHTLQTMVLKTDWAKSLSYTVDGLMAP; from the exons ATGTCAAG ATTTTTCATCTATAGACTCGTTGGAAAACAAACTCAATCTCTTTTCTCAAACCACAAAGAGACAAGATCCCAATGGGGAAGCTTTAAAACCGCTGTTACAGCTTCCCTAAGGTCTCCTCAGTTCAGAGTTCACTCTTCCTCCGCTAGAGTTGGTTATTGTACAGCCGTCTCTGCTAGAAATGTAGTTACTCATACTCACCATGCTCAAGTTGCTTGGAAAAGGCTTCACCGCAAGTACTCTATGCGCCAATGGAACTTACCTCGTCTCAACACCATCGCTCAAGCCTTCTGCTTGTCTCTCTCCCTTCGTTCACACCTCCTAACACCCGGCATCATAGCCGCCACTTGCGGAAAGCTAGCGTGGGCGCAGAAGAAGAGAGCTCCCCCCTTAGATCCCTACCCTTCTCATAAATCACTCTACACAAGAGCAAAGAACGGTCCCATCTTCCTGACTTCGCTGTTGCTTTCCCTTATAGAGTTCTTTATTTTAATCGGGAGAGCTTTCTACATATCCTGTCTGTTCACTCCCAGCATCCTCATGGGCCTAGTCGTCGAGCTATGCGGGCCACGGTTCAGGAAACTATGGCTCGAGACGGTCCACCGAACTCTCGAGAGAGCGGGTCCCGCTTTCATCAAATGGGGTCAATGGGCAGCTACTAGACCAGACCTCTTCCCCAAGGATCTCTGCACGCAGCTCTCCAAGCTTCACAGCGACGCTCCTCAGCATAGCTTCGCCTACACTAAGAAGACTATAGAGAAAGCCTTTGGCCGTAAGCTCTCGGAGATATTCGAGGAGTTTGAAGAAGCCCCCTTGGCGTCAGGGAGCATTGCTCAAGTCCATAGAGCCTCTCTGAGGTTTCAGTATCCAGGACAGAAGTCAAAGTCTTCTCTGGTTGCTGTTAAAGTTAGACATCCAGGCGTTGGTGAATCTATTAGAAGAGATTTTGTGATAATCAATTTTGTTGCAAGAGTGTCGACTTTGGTTCCGGCTTTGAAGTGGCTGAGGCTGGACGAGAGTGTGCAGCAGTTTGGTGTCTTCATGCTCTCTCAAGTCGATCTCGCAAGAGAAGCTTCTCATTTGAGTAGGTTCATATACAACTTCAGGAGATGGAAAGATGTTTCTTTCCCTAAACCTGTGTATCCTCTCGTGCACCCTGCGGTTTTGGTTGAGACGTATGAGCACGGAGAGAGTGTGGCGGGCTATGTTGACGGCATGGAGGGACATGAGTGGATCAAGACTAGGTTGGCTCACATTGGTACTCATGCTCTCTTGAAGATGCTCCTGGTTGATAACTTTATTCACGCTGACATGCATCCGGGGAATATCCTTGTTCGGAAGAAGGCTTCTCGTGGAGTGTTCAAGACGAAGAAGCCGCACATTGTTTTCCTTGATGTTGGAATGACTGCAGAGCTCTCTAAGAATGATAGAGAGAATTTGCTTGATTTTTTCAAGGCGGTTGCGCTTAGAGATGGCAGGACGGCTGCTGAGAGGACGCTTAAGCTGTCAAGAAAGCAGAATTGTCCTAATCCAGAGGCTTTTATTGAG GAAGTGGAAGAAGCGTTCAAATTCTGGGGAACTCCTGAGGGAGATTTAGTGCATCCAGCAGATTGCATGCATGAGTTACTTGAGAAAGTAAGACGTCATAGAGTTAATATTGATGGGAATGTGTGCACTGTGATGGTCACAACATTAGTTCTCGAG GGTTGGCAAAGGAAACTTGATCCAGGATACGATGTGATGCACACGCTGCAGACAATGGTGTTGAAAACCGACTGGGCTAAGTCTCTCTCTTACACGGTGGATGGTTTGATGGCACCGTAG
- the LOC106309443 gene encoding G-type lectin S-receptor-like serine/threonine-protein kinase At1g11330 isoform X1, giving the protein MVIVLIRRCFLVLLLLATFSCFSLKLCFGQDSITFSTPVKDSETLLCKNGIFRFGFFTPVNSTGHLRYVGIWYAKVPVQTVVWVANKDAPIHDTSGVISISGKGNLVVKDGLNRLIWSTNVTLPLAPIPNATWVQLTDNGNLRLQENRNKGEILWESFKHPYNSFLAKMIIGTSNRTGENLKLTSWRSYTDPSTGNYTAGISLFPFRELMIWKSNVTIWRSGPWNGQIFVGLEDEVALLFLDGYNIISDNNEGTFTVSYATDSPMYHMNLDPDGLLYIRSWSTSKRAWEIGNTIPTTTCDVYGRCGPFASCSVKEVPVCKCVNGFVPRNSTEWNRGIFTNGCARRVPLKCNVSGGGNGDGFSKMQKMKVPANAEQTLANEEACPKVCLDNCSCTAYAYDQGIGCMLWSGNLVDMQSSLRSGIVDLNIRVANSHSDREKTHSNRAIMITASVLGVAFVAVVCILLACRKFKKRSAPEKDTSAEIMFKRMEALTIVNESAPNQGNLKDLPLFEFKVLAASTDNFSLINKLGQGGFGPVYKGMLPEGKEIAVKRLSRASGQGLEELMNEVVVISKLQHRNLVKLLGCCIEGEERLLVYEYMPKKSLDAYLFDPLKQKILDWRTRFNIMEGICRGLLYLHRDSRLKIIHRDLKASNILLDDNLNPKISDFGLARVFQVNEDEANTRRVVGTYGYMSPEYAMEGLFSEKSDVFSLGVLFLEIISGRKNSHKEENNLNLLAYAWKLWNEGEAASLADPIVLDESFVKEITKCVHIGLLCVQEIANDRPSVSTVIGMLTTEITNLPEPKQPAFIARGGVYEAECSDQSSQKVSINDVSLTTVAGR; this is encoded by the exons ATGGTGATTGTACTCATCAGACGTTGTTTTCTTGTTCTACTTCTACTTGCAACATTCTCTTGCTTCTCCCTGAAGCTCTGTTTCGGCCAGGACAGTATCACGTTCTCGACTCCGGTCAAAGACTCAGAGACACTTCTCTGCAAAAATGGTATTTTCAGGTTCGGCTTCTTCACTCCTGTAAACTCCACTGGTCATTTACGTTATGTTGGGATCTGGTACGCTAAGGTTCCAGTTCAAACTGTCGTTTGGGTTGCTAACAAAGACGCTCCAATCCACGACACTTCCGGTGTTATCTCGATCTCTGGCAAAGGAAATCTCGTGGTTAAAGATGGTCTAAACCGTCTTATATGGTCGACGAACGTCACGCTACCACTGGCTCCAATTCCAAACGCTACATGGGTTCAGCTAACGGACAATGGGAACCTTAGGCTGCAAGAAAACAGAAACAAGGGTGAGATTCTGTGGGAGAGTTTCAAGCATCCTTATAACTCTTTCTTGGCGAAAATGATTATCGGGACCAGCAACAGGACGGGAGAGAATCTAAAGCTTACTTCATGGAGAAGCTATACAGATCCTTCCACAGGGAACTATACAGCTGGCATTTCCCTTTTCCCGTTTCGTGAGCTCATGATCTGGAAAAGCAATGTCACAATCTGGCGTAGCGGACCTTGGAACGGTCAGATTTTCGTCGGCTTAGAGGATGAGGTAGCTCTTCTGTTTCTCGATGGGTATAATATTATCAGTGATAATAATGAAGGAACATTTACAGTGTCATATGCTACTGATTCTCCCATGTATCACATGAACTTGGATCCTGATGGACTTCTATATATAAGAAGCTGGAGTACTTCTAAGAGAGCTTGGGAGATCGGTAACACTATTCCAACGACAACTTGTGATGTATACGGTAGATGTGGTCCATTCGCGAGCTGCAGTGTAAAGGAAGTTCCGGTATGTAAATGCGTAAATGGGTTTGTGCCGAGGAATAGCACGGAGTGGAATCGAGGGATCTTCACTAATGGATGTGCGAGAAGAGTTCCATTGAAGTGCAATGTAAGTGGTGGAGGAAACGGAGATGGATTTTCTAAAATGCAGAAGATGAAAGTACCAGCCAATGCGGAACAGACTCTAGCTAACGAAGAAGCTTGTCCTAAAGTTTGTTTAGATAACTGTTCTTGCACAGCTTATGCATATGATCAAGGAATAGGATGCATGCTTTGGAGCGGGAACTTGGTTGATATGCAATCGTCTTTGAGGAGTGGTATTGTTGATCTTAATATTCGGGTGGCCAATTCGCATTCAG ACCGTGAAAAAACACATAGTAATCGAGCAATTATGATCACAGCATCAGTGCTAGGCGTTGCGTTTGTTGCTGTGGTCTGCATTCTTTTGGCATGCCGTAAATTCAAAAAGCGTTCAG CACCAGAGAAAGATACAAGTGCAGAGATAATGTTTAAAAGAATGGAAGCACTTACAATTGTAAACGAGTCTGCTCCTAATCAAGGCAACCTCAAAGATCTTCCTCTTTTTGAGTTTAAAGTGTTAGCTGCATCAACCGATAACTTCTCGCTCATAAACAAGCTCGGTCAAGGCGGATTTGGTCCTGTTTACAAG GGGATGTTGCCTGAAGGGAAAGAAATTGCTGTCAAGAGGCTCTCACGGGCGTCAGGACAAGGGCTAGAGGAACTTATGAACGAAGTGGTTGTGATTTCGAAGTTGCAGCATCGTAATCTGGTTAAGTTACTTGGCTGTTGCATTGAAGGTGAAGAAAGGTTGTTAGTATATGAGTACATGCCAAAGAAAAGCTTGGATGCCTATCTATTTG ACCCATTGAAGCAAAAGATTCTTGATTGGAGGACTCGGTTCAACATAATGGAAGGGATTTGCAGAGGTCTGCTGTACCTTCACAGAGATTCAAGACTAAAGATCATACACAGAGATCTCAAAGCCAGCAACATTTTGTTAGATGATAATCTGAATCCAAAGATATCTGATTTCGGACTTGCAAGAGTTTTCCAAGTGAATGAAGATGAAGCTAACACAAGAAGGGTTGTAGGGACATA CGGCTACATGTCACCGGAATATGCAATGGAAGGTTTATTTTCAGAAAAATCAGACGTTTTCAGCTTGGGGGTGTTATTTCTAGAGATCATTAGTGGGAGAAAAAACTCTCACAAGGAAGAAAATAATCTCAACCTTTTAGCTTAT GCGTGGAAGCTGTGGAATGAAGGTGAGGCTGCTTCTCTAGCAGATCCAATCGTCTTGGATGAGTCTTTTGTGAAAGAGATAACAAAATGTGTTCACATTGGATTGCTATGTGTGCAAGAAATTGCAAACGACAGACCAAGTGTTTCAACTGTTATCGGGATGCTAACTACTGAGATCACGAACCTCCCTGAGCCGAAGCAGCCTGCGTTTATAGCAAGAGGAGGAGTTTATGAGGCTGAATGTTCTGACCAGAGTAGTCAGAAGGTCTCTATCAATGATGTGAGCCTCACAACTGTAGCAGGACGTTAA